The Carassius gibelio isolate Cgi1373 ecotype wild population from Czech Republic chromosome B22, carGib1.2-hapl.c, whole genome shotgun sequence genome window below encodes:
- the LOC127988069 gene encoding nuclear receptor 2C2-associated protein, whose protein sequence is MAESLICNNTQSRVSSVLNRDVKQFGKKFMFDSNEDTCWNSDQGESQWVVLEFPQPVKVSELRLQFQGGFSGKSCKLQGSAKEEDLKHIVDFYPEDNNCLQSFPIQDAPLVQRLKIVFENSADFFGRVIVYMLDILGEKCL, encoded by the exons ATGGCAGAGTCATTGATTTGTAACAACACGCAAAGCAG GGTGAGTTCTGTGCTGAACAGAGATGTCAAGCAGTTCGGAAAGAAGTTCATGTTTGATTCTAATGAGGACACGTGCTGGAATTCTGACCAG GGTGAATCCCAGTGGGTTGTCTTGGAGTTTCCACAGCCTGTGAAAGTGTCCGAGCTCAGGTTACAATTCCAAGGAGGCTTTTCAGGGAAATCTTGCAAATTACAAG GTTCTGCCAAAGAAGAGGATCTTAAACATATTGTAGACTTCTATCCAGAGGACAACAACTGTCTACAA AGCTTTCCCATTCAAGATGCCCCTTTGGTTCAGAGGCTGAAAATAGTGTTTGAAAACAGTGCTGACTTTTTTGGAAGAGTAATTGTTTACATGTTGGATATCCTGGGGGAGAAGTGTTTGTAA
- the LOC127988068 gene encoding DNA-binding protein RFXANK, with amino-acid sequence MENRSDENAVNHSTTLTNKQRGNEVTVRPATLDNLSIHQLAAHGEISQLELHLSKDSSLLNSQDERGFTPLMWAAAFGEIMMVEFLLQKGADPKTLARERESALSLASAGGFADIVDILLQHGVDVDSYDWNGGTPLLYAVRGNHTKCVEALLRCGADITFEADSGYSPVALAVALGHKKVQKLLEDHILKLFREPVSEKMSGNT; translated from the exons ATGGAAAACCGAAGTGATGAAAATGCAGTAAACCACTCGACCACTCTGACAAATAAACAACGGGGGAATGAGGTCACAGTTCGACCCGCCACTTTAGACA ATCTATCAATTCATCAGCTGGCAGCCCATGGTGAGATTTCACAACTGGAGTTACATTTATCCAAAG ACAGTTCTCTACTTAACAGTCAAGATGAGCGAGGTTTCACACCATTAATGTGGGCAGCTGCTTTTGGAGAGATAATGATGGTGGAGTTCCTCCTTCAGAAG GGAGCCGATCCAAAAACACTCGCTAGAGAACGAGAAAGTGCCTTGTCTTTGGCCAGCGCAGGAGGATTTGCCGATATTGTTGATATTCTCCTTCAACATGGTGTCGATGTTGATTCCTATGACTGG AATGGTGGGACCCCTCTTTTGTACGCAGTTCGCGGGAATCACACAAAATGTGTTGAAGCTCTCTTAA GATGTGGGGCAGATATCACGTTTGAGGCAGACTCTGGCTACAGTCCTGTTGCTCTCGCTGTTGCACTGGGCCACAAAAAAG TGCAAAAACTGCTTGAAGATCATATTTTGAAGCTCTTCCGGGAACCAGTTTCAGAAAAAATGTCTGGAAACACATGA